The following proteins come from a genomic window of Malus domestica chromosome 02, GDT2T_hap1:
- the LOC103407143 gene encoding very-long-chain aldehyde decarbonylase GL1-4-like: MLATVFMGTVSVLSCVGYTYIEFMNNMGHCNFELIPNYLFSLFPPLKYLMYTSSFHFLHHTQFRTNYCLFMPFYDYVYGTVDNSADSLYETSLKREEESPDILHLTHLTTPESIYHLPLGFASLASIPHTSKWYLWLMWPVTLWYMVLTRICGRTFVVERQRFNKLGLQTWVIPKYTLQYYFRFQ, from the exons ATGCTAGCAACTGTGTTCATGGGAACAGTTTCTGTCTTATCCTGTGTTGGCTATACTTATATTGAGTTCATGAATAACATGGGACACTGCAATTTTGAGCTCATTCCAAActatctcttctctctctttcctcctcTCAAGTATCTTATGTATACCTCTTC TTTTCACTTTTTGCATCACACACAATTCCGAACCAATTACTGTCTCTTCATGCCATTCTACGATTACGTATATGGCACCGTGGACAATTCTGCTGATTCACTCTATGAAACTTCACTCAAGAGAGAGGAGGAATCGCCAGATATCCTTCATCTAACCCATCTAACAACACCGGAATCCATCTATCATCTACCGCTAGGGTTTGCTTCCTTGGCCTCTATACCCCACACATCAAAATGGTACCTGTGGTTGATGTGGCCTGTGACATTGTGGTACATGGTGTTAACTCGGATCTGTGGTCGTACATTTGTGGTTGAGAGGCAGCGTTTTAACAAGCTCGGATTACAAACTTGGGTTATACCCAAATACACTTTGCAA TACTACTTTCGATTCCAGTAA